One part of the Vicia villosa cultivar HV-30 ecotype Madison, WI linkage group LG6, Vvil1.0, whole genome shotgun sequence genome encodes these proteins:
- the LOC131615214 gene encoding uncharacterized protein LOC131615214, producing MLRRVRKRWELHGIRPSWIGEEIFRELLKYWESDEFAAKSENAKKMRASEKGGCLNAVGSISTAEHVRRMTKELNRPPLMTELVARTRKKKTGAFVDNRTQKAMVSYLSYRMIIRHCLYSF from the exons ATGCTACgacgtgttagaaagcgttgggaacttcatggcatccgtcctagttggataggagaagaaatctttcgggaacttcttaaatattgggagagtgatgagtttgcggccaaatctgaaaatgcaaagaagatgagagcatctgaaaagggtggttgccttaatgctgttggaagtataagcactgcTGAGCATGTTCGTCGcatg actAAGGAATTAAATAGACCACCACTTATGACCGAGCTGGTTGCGAGGACTCGGAAAAAGAAAACAGGAGCTTTTGTTGACAATCGTACACAAAAAGCTATGGTAAGTtatttaagctatcg gatgattatcaggcattgcttgTACAGTTTCTGA